One Gloeothece verrucosa PCC 7822 DNA window includes the following coding sequences:
- a CDS encoding Mut7-C RNAse domain-containing protein: MTMMFQSLLRFEGQLNDLLAPANRRVFFTHSFLENPSIKDVIESLGVPHPEVNVIFINGKTVDFSYSLQHGDQGIIYPHSLFPELPHEAIIQLQPPLPQPVGFVLDVHLGKLASLLRLLGFDTLYRNDYEDAEIAQISAAQQRIVLTRDKGVLMRKPVVYGYYVRETDPQKQILEVLGRYNLFALSRPMSRCIRCNGIIKPVEKAAIIEQLPRQTCQIYENFYQCNHCNQIYWQGTHYQKMQKMVETILENSHQLP, translated from the coding sequence ATGACTATGATGTTTCAATCTCTTTTGCGTTTTGAGGGACAACTTAATGATTTACTGGCTCCGGCTAATCGGAGAGTGTTTTTTACTCACTCTTTTCTAGAAAACCCCTCAATTAAAGATGTTATTGAATCTTTAGGGGTTCCTCATCCTGAAGTTAATGTTATTTTTATTAATGGTAAAACGGTTGATTTTTCCTATAGCTTACAACATGGCGATCAAGGAATTATTTATCCTCACTCTCTTTTTCCTGAGCTTCCCCATGAAGCTATTATTCAGTTACAACCTCCTTTACCTCAACCTGTGGGTTTTGTCTTAGATGTTCATTTAGGTAAACTGGCTTCTTTATTACGATTATTAGGATTTGATACTCTCTATCGCAATGATTATGAAGATGCAGAAATCGCTCAAATTTCAGCCGCACAACAGAGGATTGTTTTAACACGAGATAAAGGCGTTTTAATGCGAAAGCCGGTTGTTTATGGTTATTATGTCAGAGAAACTGATCCCCAAAAACAAATTCTAGAAGTTTTAGGACGGTACAATTTATTTGCGTTGAGTCGTCCTATGTCGCGCTGTATTCGATGTAACGGAATAATCAAACCCGTTGAAAAAGCCGCTATTATTGAGCAACTTCCCCGACAGACCTGTCAAATTTATGAAAATTTTTATCAATGTAATCATTGTAACCAAATTTATTGGCAAGGAACTCATTATCAGAAAATGCAAAAAATGGTAGAAACTATCCTAGAAAATTCTCATCAGTTACCCTGA
- a CDS encoding MoaD/ThiS family protein translates to MSDSTITIIVKLFAAYQEAYGLSELSLNFPPQTPVKAVLDNLLKEHPELEQWRSVTRFGINFQFVDSDTPLKDGDEVVLIPPVSGG, encoded by the coding sequence ATGTCTGATTCTACCATTACCATCATTGTCAAATTATTCGCGGCTTATCAAGAAGCTTATGGACTTTCAGAACTGTCTTTAAACTTTCCTCCTCAAACACCTGTCAAAGCCGTATTAGATAATTTACTTAAAGAGCATCCAGAATTAGAACAATGGCGTAGTGTCACTCGTTTTGGGATCAATTTTCAATTTGTCGACTCAGACACCCCCTTAAAAGACGGGGATGAAGTGGTACTTATTCCTCCGGTTAGCGGCGGCTAG
- the petD gene encoding cytochrome b6-f complex subunit IV, whose product MAIVKKPDLSDPKLRAKLAKGMGHNYYGEPAWPNDLLYVFPVVILGTLGLVVGLAVLDPAMVGEPANPFATPLEILPEWYLYPVFQILRILPNKLLGIACQAAIPLGLMLIPFIENVNKFQNPFRRPVATAVFLFGTLVTLWLGAGAIFPIDKSLTLGLF is encoded by the coding sequence ATGGCTATTGTTAAAAAGCCTGATCTCAGCGATCCTAAACTCCGCGCCAAACTGGCTAAAGGGATGGGTCACAATTACTATGGTGAACCCGCTTGGCCTAATGACCTATTGTATGTGTTTCCTGTAGTTATCTTGGGAACCCTTGGATTAGTGGTGGGTTTAGCTGTTCTCGATCCAGCGATGGTGGGTGAACCGGCTAATCCGTTTGCTACTCCCCTAGAAATTCTTCCTGAATGGTATCTTTATCCCGTATTCCAAATCTTACGGATTCTTCCCAACAAACTATTGGGAATTGCTTGTCAAGCGGCTATTCCGTTAGGATTAATGCTGATTCCTTTCATTGAAAACGTCAATAAATTTCAGAACCCCTTCCGTCGTCCTGTAGCAACGGCTGTGTTTCTGTTTGGGACTTTAGTCACCCTCTGGTTAGGGGCTGGTGCTATTTTCCCCATTGACAAATCTTTAACGCTTGGTTTGTTCTAA
- a CDS encoding NfeD family protein, producing the protein MLSIPLLWLIAGCILCLMEFIFPTAFVAFMMGISAMVVALISSFVPYLAVQVIAWLILSTILVIISRRFLTPKQKLSRLSDDSEGETLTEIAPGQPGRVLYEGNSWRAVCEDETMTIAAQEKVYIVRRKGNTLFVVPVNLLP; encoded by the coding sequence ATGTTGAGTATACCCTTGCTCTGGTTAATTGCTGGCTGCATTCTCTGCTTAATGGAATTCATCTTTCCTACCGCTTTTGTAGCTTTCATGATGGGTATTAGTGCTATGGTGGTAGCACTGATTTCTAGCTTTGTGCCCTATCTGGCCGTTCAGGTGATCGCTTGGCTGATTTTATCGACAATTTTAGTCATCATTTCACGTCGATTTTTAACCCCGAAACAAAAGCTATCCCGACTCAGTGATGACTCTGAAGGAGAAACCCTCACAGAAATTGCGCCAGGACAACCTGGTAGGGTGCTGTATGAAGGCAATTCTTGGCGGGCAGTCTGTGAAGATGAAACCATGACCATCGCCGCACAAGAAAAAGTTTATATTGTCAGGCGCAAAGGCAACACCCTGTTTGTAGTCCCAGTTAATCTTTTACCTTAA
- a CDS encoding Fur family transcriptional regulator, with the protein MKAQKTRSQEKIFHLLKTLARSLSAQDLYVELRRRKQTIGLATVYRSLEALKLQGVVQVRTLPSGESLYSLVQQDQHHLTCVHCGQSIPIDECPVHDLEERLEQSHHFKVYYHTLEFFGLCDRCHSLHREPLSN; encoded by the coding sequence ATGAAAGCCCAAAAGACTCGCTCTCAAGAAAAAATTTTTCATTTGCTCAAGACTTTGGCTCGCTCCCTTTCTGCCCAAGATCTCTATGTCGAACTGCGTCGGCGCAAACAAACCATCGGTTTAGCAACAGTTTATCGTTCATTAGAAGCTCTAAAACTTCAAGGGGTGGTACAAGTCCGAACGTTACCGAGCGGAGAATCTTTATATAGTTTGGTGCAACAGGATCAACATCATCTCACTTGCGTTCATTGCGGTCAATCTATTCCCATTGATGAGTGTCCTGTCCATGACCTAGAGGAACGTTTAGAACAATCCCATCATTTTAAAGTTTACTACCATACCCTAGAGTTTTTCGGACTTTGTGATCGCTGTCATTCGCTCCACCGAGAACCCTTAAGCAATTAA
- a CDS encoding pentapeptide repeat-containing protein, translated as MARQPHYIELTKGVQSWNQWRNNYPSIRPSLNGINLRGCNLAGINFKDTDLQGTDLREANLTQANLNWANLHKADLTQANLSGANLSQAFLEKAILIAANLREAWLIGSDFEKANLRDADLSKTLAAKANFKNAILTGVCLHDWSIDKFTNLNNVACDYVYFGENHQERRPIHYPQKFALGEFSKYFKNALEFQNQSINQLFDYSAQLPYLQLPNQNQIQKVKSFESMRNW; from the coding sequence ATGGCAAGGCAACCACATTATATAGAACTCACCAAAGGGGTTCAATCTTGGAACCAATGGCGTAATAATTACCCAAGCATTAGACCTAGTCTTAACGGCATTAATTTGAGAGGATGCAATCTGGCCGGCATTAACTTCAAAGATACCGATCTTCAAGGAACGGACCTTAGAGAAGCCAATTTAACTCAAGCCAATCTTAACTGGGCTAATCTTCACAAAGCTGATCTAACACAAGCCAATTTAAGCGGAGCTAATTTAAGTCAAGCCTTCTTAGAAAAAGCGATTCTCATCGCCGCTAATCTCAGAGAAGCTTGGTTAATCGGCTCAGATTTTGAAAAAGCTAATTTAAGAGATGCTGATTTAAGTAAAACTCTTGCTGCCAAAGCGAACTTTAAAAACGCTATCTTAACGGGAGTTTGTTTGCACGACTGGTCAATTGACAAGTTTACTAATTTAAACAACGTCGCTTGTGATTATGTATACTTTGGAGAAAATCATCAAGAACGCCGTCCTATTCATTACCCCCAAAAGTTTGCTCTAGGTGAGTTTAGTAAATACTTTAAAAATGCTTTAGAATTTCAAAATCAATCTATTAATCAACTATTTGATTATTCGGCACAACTTCCTTACCTTCAACTGCCTAATCAAAATCAAATTCAAAAAGTCAAAAGTTTTGAAAGTATGAGGAACTGGTAA
- the purQ gene encoding phosphoribosylformylglycinamidine synthase subunit PurQ: protein MKFGIVVFPGSNCDRDVETVTRGLLDQPTRMVWHQETDLDDLDVVVLPGGFSYGDYLRCGAIARFSPVLKSVVEHAQAGKYVLGICNGFQILTEVGLLPGALTRNRNLHFICDRVPVRVETTDLAWSAAYAPKSLLTLPIAHGEGRYYADEDTLKALEDHGQVMFRYCSPNGEIDEKHNPNGSLNNIAGITNRQGNVLGMMPHPERASDPMLKATDGLKLFKGLIGL, encoded by the coding sequence ATGAAATTTGGTATAGTGGTATTCCCTGGCTCTAACTGTGACCGGGATGTAGAAACGGTAACTCGCGGCTTACTCGATCAACCAACCCGCATGGTTTGGCATCAAGAAACTGACTTAGACGATCTCGATGTGGTCGTTTTGCCGGGAGGGTTTAGTTATGGGGATTATCTCAGATGTGGAGCGATCGCCCGTTTCTCGCCAGTGCTGAAAAGTGTCGTTGAACACGCTCAAGCGGGAAAATATGTTTTAGGGATCTGTAATGGGTTTCAAATCTTAACCGAAGTCGGTTTATTACCAGGTGCTTTAACTCGCAATCGAAATTTACATTTTATTTGTGATCGCGTTCCCGTGCGCGTAGAGACAACTGATTTAGCTTGGAGTGCGGCTTATGCTCCCAAAAGCTTATTAACTTTGCCCATTGCTCACGGAGAAGGACGCTACTATGCCGATGAGGATACGCTCAAAGCTTTAGAGGATCATGGTCAAGTTATGTTTCGTTACTGTAGTCCTAATGGTGAAATTGACGAGAAACATAACCCCAATGGATCGTTAAATAATATTGCTGGTATTACCAACCGCCAAGGTAACGTTCTGGGTATGATGCCGCATCCCGAAAGAGCCTCAGATCCAATGTTAAAGGCAACCGACGGGCTAAAACTGTTTAAAGGGTTAATCGGTTTATGA
- a CDS encoding ferredoxin-thioredoxin reductase variable chain has protein sequence MKVGDRVRVKESIVVYHHPQNRQAAFDVKGLEGEVVGIVTEWQGRPVSANLPVLVQFDKKFKAHFRENELEIL, from the coding sequence ATGAAAGTTGGCGATCGCGTCCGTGTCAAAGAATCTATTGTTGTTTATCACCATCCACAAAACAGACAAGCGGCTTTTGATGTCAAAGGGTTGGAAGGAGAAGTGGTTGGTATTGTCACTGAGTGGCAAGGAAGACCTGTCAGTGCTAATTTGCCCGTCCTGGTACAATTTGATAAAAAGTTTAAAGCCCACTTCCGCGAAAATGAACTAGAAATCCTTTAG
- the petB gene encoding cytochrome b6 produces the protein MFSKQVTDSKVYQWFDERLEVQELADDITSKYVPPHVNIFYCLGGITLVCFLIQFATGFAMTFYYKPTVTEAFTSVEYIMNEVNFGWLIRSVHRWSASMMVLMMILHVFRVYLTGGFKKPRELTWIVGVIMAVITVSFGVTGYSLPWDQVGYWAVKIVSGVPAAIPVVGDQIVEALRGGASVGQATLTRFYSIHTFVLPWLMAVFMLLHFLMIRKQGISGPL, from the coding sequence ATGTTTTCTAAGCAAGTAACAGATTCTAAAGTTTATCAATGGTTTGACGAACGGCTAGAGGTTCAAGAACTCGCTGATGATATCACCAGCAAATACGTCCCGCCCCACGTCAATATTTTCTATTGTTTGGGGGGAATTACGCTGGTGTGTTTCTTAATCCAGTTTGCCACTGGATTCGCCATGACTTTTTATTACAAACCAACGGTAACTGAGGCTTTTACCTCAGTAGAGTACATTATGAATGAGGTCAACTTTGGTTGGCTGATTCGTTCTGTCCATCGCTGGTCTGCTAGTATGATGGTCTTAATGATGATTCTGCACGTTTTCCGGGTTTACTTAACCGGTGGATTTAAAAAGCCTCGGGAATTAACCTGGATCGTCGGTGTCATTATGGCAGTGATTACCGTATCTTTCGGAGTAACCGGTTACTCATTGCCTTGGGACCAAGTAGGTTACTGGGCGGTTAAGATTGTGTCTGGTGTACCGGCTGCTATTCCTGTGGTTGGCGATCAAATCGTTGAAGCCTTACGGGGTGGTGCAAGTGTTGGACAAGCAACCTTAACCCGTTTCTACAGTATTCATACTTTTGTTCTTCCCTGGTTGATGGCAGTGTTTATGCTGCTGCACTTCCTGATGATTCGTAAACAGGGAATTTCTGGTCCATTATAA
- a CDS encoding GNAT family N-acetyltransferase, producing the protein MNSCYPYSLFPYQLRNAEEKISTSGTIVRTARSSDLKKVAEVLTLCFHPPYGVLSWVYPLLKLGVYEDLRSRLRAASPHYQCLVACHQVITSASSTEEEEIIGTVEISLRSEWSTTPNSAYISNLAVSHHCRRQGVARKMLRKCEQIALEWGFKELYLHVLEDNHVAKQLYLNGGYQLHRIDFSFNSFLFGSPRRLCLIKKLTELEKTPPPVEVSTTAENTEQLDS; encoded by the coding sequence GTGAACTCCTGCTATCCATATTCCTTATTTCCATATCAGTTAAGGAACGCTGAAGAAAAAATTAGTACATCTGGTACTATTGTTCGGACTGCTCGGTCAAGTGATTTAAAGAAAGTCGCTGAAGTTCTGACCCTGTGCTTTCATCCTCCTTATGGAGTCCTGTCTTGGGTTTATCCTTTACTCAAATTAGGGGTTTATGAAGACCTTCGCAGTCGTTTGCGTGCGGCATCTCCTCATTATCAGTGTTTAGTTGCCTGTCATCAGGTTATTACATCGGCATCAAGCACAGAAGAGGAAGAAATTATTGGGACTGTAGAAATTTCTTTGCGTTCAGAATGGTCCACTACGCCCAATAGTGCTTATATTTCTAATTTAGCGGTGAGTCATCATTGTCGCCGCCAAGGCGTGGCAAGAAAAATGCTGCGAAAATGTGAGCAAATTGCTTTAGAATGGGGTTTTAAAGAACTTTATCTTCACGTTTTAGAAGATAATCATGTGGCTAAACAACTCTATCTCAATGGTGGCTATCAACTCCATCGGATTGACTTTAGTTTCAATAGTTTTTTGTTTGGAAGTCCAAGGCGTTTATGTTTAATTAAAAAATTAACCGAGTTAGAGAAGACTCCACCCCCGGTAGAAGTCTCCACCACTGCTGAAAATACAGAGCAACTGGACAGCTAA
- a CDS encoding SPFH domain-containing protein — translation MEGFLVLVFLVFGGSALFGSVKIVNERNEALVERLGSFNQKLTPGLNFILPFFDKVVYQETTREKVIDIPPQSCITKDNVSITVDAVVYWRIVDMEKAYYKVENLRLAMQNLVLTQIRAEIGKLELDETFTARTEINEFLLRELDIATDPWGVKVTRVELRDIMPSKAVQDSMELQMAAERKKRAAILTSEGERDSAINSAQGQAQSKILEAEALKTAAILKAEAEREQQILRAEATAKAIVIVSEKLGSTPNAREALQFLLAQNYLDMGKSIGSSGSSKIMFMDPRSLMSTLEGMRSVIGEKTHQDISDLAMELEKIDRHIAQ, via the coding sequence ATGGAAGGTTTTTTAGTTTTAGTCTTTCTGGTTTTCGGTGGTTCGGCACTGTTTGGTTCAGTGAAGATAGTCAACGAAAGAAATGAAGCCTTAGTGGAAAGATTAGGAAGCTTTAATCAAAAACTGACTCCGGGGCTGAACTTTATTCTTCCTTTTTTTGATAAAGTCGTTTATCAAGAAACCACCCGCGAAAAAGTGATTGATATTCCCCCTCAATCTTGTATCACCAAAGATAATGTCTCGATCACCGTCGATGCGGTGGTGTATTGGCGCATCGTTGATATGGAAAAAGCCTACTATAAAGTAGAAAATCTCAGATTAGCGATGCAAAATTTAGTGCTAACTCAAATCCGTGCAGAAATCGGCAAATTAGAATTAGATGAAACCTTTACCGCTCGTACAGAAATCAACGAATTTTTACTCAGAGAACTGGATATCGCCACTGATCCTTGGGGGGTTAAAGTTACCCGAGTAGAACTACGGGATATTATGCCCTCTAAAGCCGTACAAGATTCGATGGAATTACAAATGGCGGCAGAACGCAAAAAACGGGCAGCGATTTTAACCTCTGAAGGAGAAAGAGATTCAGCCATTAACTCGGCTCAAGGTCAAGCGCAGTCGAAAATTCTTGAAGCTGAAGCCCTCAAAACAGCCGCTATCTTAAAAGCCGAAGCCGAACGAGAACAACAAATTCTTAGAGCCGAAGCCACCGCCAAAGCGATCGTTATTGTCTCAGAGAAATTAGGCTCAACCCCAAATGCGCGGGAAGCTTTACAATTTCTTCTGGCTCAAAATTACTTAGATATGGGTAAAAGCATTGGCAGTAGTGGAAGTAGTAAAATTATGTTTATGGACCCGCGCAGTCTAATGTCTACTCTAGAGGGAATGCGTTCTGTCATCGGAGAGAAAACCCATCAAGATATCTCAGATCTAGCGATGGAGTTAGAAAAAATTGATCGTCATATAGCTCAATAA
- a CDS encoding aminotransferase class V-fold PLP-dependent enzyme, whose amino-acid sequence MAHSTYSLPEIEKQRLEFPGLANKVYFNFGGQGPLPRCAIEAIIDAHNYLQLQGPFSGKVNAWIQNKTEQLRETLALELGTTAQSIVLTENVTDGCNIVLWGLDWQKGDHILLTDCEHQGIIAIVKEIARRFGVEFSICPIKDTLNTGDPLAVIAQHLRPNTRLVVLSHLLWNTGQLLPLADIVELCHHHSPSRQRVPILVDAAQSVGCIPLNLSQLQADFYAFTGHKWLCGPAGVGGLYIDPQMFEMLRPTFIGWRGIEQDETGQPIAWKNDARRFEVATSAYPQYEGLRAAIPIHRQWGSAEGRYQRMVELSAYLWEQLSELDGVECLKNSPPQAGLVSFQVKGPLSSQQLVQALEKRGFLLRTLLNPDCVRACVHYFTLKAEIEQLVEAIKILLLNANENEG is encoded by the coding sequence ATGGCCCATAGTACCTACAGCCTTCCGGAGATTGAAAAACAACGTCTAGAATTTCCTGGATTAGCCAATAAAGTTTATTTTAATTTTGGCGGACAAGGCCCTTTACCTCGTTGTGCCATAGAAGCCATTATTGATGCTCATAATTATCTTCAGCTACAAGGGCCTTTCTCAGGAAAGGTGAATGCTTGGATTCAAAATAAAACTGAACAATTGAGAGAAACACTGGCCCTTGAATTAGGGACGACTGCTCAAAGCATTGTTTTAACTGAAAATGTGACCGATGGCTGTAATATTGTTTTATGGGGTCTTGACTGGCAAAAAGGAGACCATATACTTCTCACCGATTGTGAGCATCAGGGAATTATCGCTATTGTTAAAGAAATTGCTCGCCGCTTTGGCGTAGAATTCTCGATTTGTCCCATTAAAGACACCCTGAACACAGGCGATCCGCTGGCGGTGATTGCTCAACATTTACGCCCCAATACTCGTCTAGTGGTCTTGAGTCATTTGCTTTGGAATACCGGGCAGTTATTACCTTTGGCTGATATCGTAGAACTGTGTCACCATCATAGCCCTAGCCGCCAACGGGTTCCCATCTTAGTAGATGCGGCTCAATCAGTGGGATGTATTCCTTTAAATTTAAGTCAATTACAAGCAGATTTTTATGCCTTTACCGGCCATAAATGGTTATGTGGTCCGGCCGGGGTAGGTGGTTTATATATTGATCCTCAAATGTTTGAAATGCTTAGACCCACTTTTATTGGTTGGCGAGGAATTGAACAGGATGAAACCGGACAACCCATCGCTTGGAAAAACGATGCACGACGTTTTGAGGTGGCGACCTCCGCTTATCCTCAGTATGAAGGGTTACGGGCGGCAATCCCAATTCATCGTCAATGGGGAAGTGCTGAAGGGCGCTATCAGCGTATGGTGGAGTTGAGCGCTTATCTTTGGGAGCAGTTATCAGAACTTGACGGCGTTGAGTGTTTAAAAAATTCTCCTCCCCAAGCCGGGTTAGTTTCTTTTCAAGTTAAAGGCCCTCTCTCTTCCCAACAGTTAGTACAAGCTTTAGAAAAAAGAGGATTCTTACTGAGAACTTTACTCAATCCGGATTGTGTTCGAGCTTGTGTACATTACTTTACTTTGAAGGCTGAAATTGAACAGTTAGTCGAAGCCATTAAAATATTACTCCTTAATGCTAATGAGAATGAAGGGTAA
- the purS gene encoding phosphoribosylformylglycinamidine synthase subunit PurS: MSQQYQCRIYVTLRPSVLDPAGVAVESGLKQLGLRGVEQVRIGKYIELTVTASDETQAKQQLDQMCDQLLANPVIENYRFELTPVKPLSVNP; encoded by the coding sequence ATGTCTCAACAATATCAGTGTCGTATTTATGTTACCCTCAGACCCTCGGTACTTGATCCAGCCGGAGTGGCTGTGGAATCTGGATTAAAACAACTTGGGTTGAGGGGAGTTGAACAAGTTAGAATCGGTAAGTATATTGAACTGACTGTTACCGCCAGCGATGAAACACAAGCCAAGCAACAGTTAGATCAAATGTGTGATCAACTCTTAGCTAACCCAGTTATCGAAAATTATCGCTTTGAATTGACCCCGGTAAAACCGTTAAGCGTTAATCCTTAA